In Pseudoalteromonas marina, a genomic segment contains:
- a CDS encoding S-(hydroxymethyl)glutathione dehydrogenase/class III alcohol dehydrogenase: MSDFIKSKAAIAWGPNQPLSVEEVDVMMPKKGEVMVKITATGVCHTDAFTLSGEDPEGIFPAILGHEGAGVVYAVGEGVTSVEVGDHVIPLYTAECGECKMCTSGKTNLCSAVRETQGKGLMPDGTTRFFKDGQPIYHYMGTSTFSEYTVLPEISLAKVNKEASLEEICLLGCGVTTGMGAVTNTAKVKEGDTVAIFGLGGIGLSAIIGAKMAGASRIIGVDINTSKFDLATKLGATDLINPKDFDKPIQEVIVEMTDGGVDYSFECIGNVDVMRSALECCHKGWGESVIIGVAGAGQEISTRPFQLVTGRVWRGSAFGGVKGRSQLPEIVERYMAGEFALNDFITHTMSLEEINDAFDLMHEGKSIRTVIHY, encoded by the coding sequence ATGTCTGATTTTATTAAATCAAAAGCGGCGATTGCTTGGGGCCCTAACCAACCTTTAAGCGTTGAAGAAGTTGATGTAATGATGCCTAAAAAAGGCGAAGTAATGGTAAAAATTACTGCTACTGGTGTTTGTCATACCGATGCATTTACGTTATCAGGTGAAGATCCAGAAGGTATATTCCCAGCTATTTTAGGCCACGAAGGCGCAGGCGTTGTTTATGCCGTTGGCGAAGGTGTAACAAGTGTTGAAGTGGGGGATCATGTAATTCCACTTTATACCGCTGAATGTGGTGAGTGTAAAATGTGTACATCAGGCAAAACTAACCTTTGCTCTGCAGTACGCGAAACACAGGGTAAAGGTTTAATGCCAGACGGCACAACGCGCTTTTTTAAAGACGGCCAACCAATTTATCACTATATGGGTACGTCTACATTTTCTGAGTACACAGTACTTCCAGAAATTTCACTCGCCAAAGTAAACAAAGAAGCCTCTTTAGAAGAAATTTGTTTATTAGGGTGTGGTGTTACAACCGGTATGGGTGCTGTAACTAACACTGCTAAAGTAAAAGAAGGCGATACAGTCGCGATATTCGGCCTTGGCGGCATTGGTTTATCAGCCATTATTGGTGCAAAAATGGCGGGCGCGAGTCGTATTATTGGTGTAGACATTAATACCAGTAAATTTGACCTTGCTACTAAGCTTGGCGCAACCGACTTAATAAACCCTAAAGATTTCGACAAGCCAATTCAAGAAGTGATCGTTGAAATGACTGACGGCGGCGTTGATTACTCATTTGAATGTATTGGTAACGTTGATGTAATGCGCTCTGCCCTTGAGTGTTGTCATAAAGGTTGGGGGGAATCGGTAATTATTGGTGTAGCCGGTGCTGGCCAAGAAATTTCAACTCGTCCTTTCCAGCTTGTTACTGGTCGTGTATGGCGTGGTAGTGCATTTGGTGGCGTTAAAGGCCGCTCGCAACTTCCTGAAATAGTCGAGCGCTATATGGCAGGCGAATTTGCCTTAAACGACTTTATTACTCATACAATGAGCCTTGAAGAAATTAACGATGCATTTGATTTAATGCACGAAGGCAAGAGTATTCGTACTGTAATTCATTACTAA
- a CDS encoding lipoprotein-releasing ABC transporter permease subunit: MLLSAFLSKRFRAYSGHKDEKNGFVSFIAKASTIGILLGVAVLIVALSVINGFEQQLVHRLLSVVPQVEYVAPSRPIANWQLKVANIESQPHVTGAAPFIAVNGMAQYKSQLKAVEIRGVSPSYEGNVSAVNQFGTGKLVSQLSSEEVILGQQIVKQLDAKVGDNITLLIPQVGQAGGQLLAPKRVTLSLAGVIEMGGPIDSTAAFIHLSKAQQTLGYDETQVTGLRLSVDDVFSAHQIALNVGQTISDYVYISSWFRTQGSLYQDIQMVRTIVYIVVFLIIAVASFNIVSSLVMEVREKEGNIAILKTMGAKDSTILATFVMQGLTQAFVGVLLGSFIGVVLALNISELFAWLSQLMGANPLEGVYFIEFLPSKLVLEDIGITVIATFVLAIFATIYPAWQATRVDPAKVLGN; encoded by the coding sequence ATGTTGCTTAGTGCATTTTTAAGTAAACGTTTTAGAGCATACTCAGGTCATAAAGACGAAAAAAACGGGTTTGTTAGTTTTATAGCTAAAGCGTCTACTATAGGTATTTTATTGGGGGTCGCTGTTTTAATTGTTGCCCTTTCAGTAATTAACGGCTTTGAACAACAATTAGTCCATCGTTTACTAAGCGTAGTACCTCAGGTTGAATATGTTGCACCAAGCAGACCTATTGCTAATTGGCAGCTAAAAGTAGCTAATATAGAAAGTCAGCCGCATGTAACGGGAGCAGCCCCATTTATCGCGGTTAATGGTATGGCGCAGTATAAAAGCCAATTAAAAGCGGTCGAAATACGCGGTGTTAGCCCTTCTTATGAGGGCAATGTTTCTGCAGTTAACCAGTTTGGAACAGGTAAATTAGTGAGCCAATTATCTTCTGAAGAGGTTATTTTAGGCCAACAAATAGTAAAGCAACTTGACGCAAAAGTGGGCGACAATATTACTTTGCTAATTCCTCAGGTTGGGCAAGCAGGTGGTCAGTTATTAGCACCTAAACGCGTTACCCTGAGCCTTGCAGGTGTTATTGAAATGGGCGGCCCAATTGACAGCACGGCTGCTTTTATACATTTAAGCAAAGCGCAGCAAACACTTGGCTACGACGAAACCCAAGTTACAGGTTTAAGGTTAAGTGTTGATGATGTGTTTTCAGCGCATCAAATAGCGCTTAATGTAGGTCAAACCATTAGCGATTATGTCTATATTTCTAGTTGGTTTAGAACACAAGGTAGCTTATATCAAGATATACAAATGGTTCGTACCATTGTTTATATTGTTGTGTTTTTAATTATTGCTGTTGCGAGTTTTAATATTGTGTCTTCTCTTGTAATGGAAGTGCGTGAAAAAGAAGGCAATATCGCAATTTTAAAAACAATGGGCGCTAAAGACAGCACTATTTTAGCAACCTTTGTAATGCAGGGATTAACGCAAGCGTTTGTGGGTGTCTTACTTGGCTCGTTCATTGGTGTTGTATTAGCATTAAACATAAGTGAATTATTTGCTTGGCTGAGCCAGCTAATGGGTGCTAATCCGCTTGAAGGGGTTTATTTTATAGAATTTTTACCTAGTAAGCTTGTGCTCGAAGACATCGGCATTACAGTAATTGCAACATTCGTACTTGCTATTTTTGCGACTATTTATCCCGCATGGCAGGCTACGCGAGTCGATCCGGCAAAGGTGCTGGGTAATTAA
- the lolD gene encoding lipoprotein-releasing ABC transporter ATP-binding protein LolD: MNNLVISCENLSKVYQDGNNQVEVLKGVDLALQQGEMLAIVGSSGSGKSTLLHILGTLDTATAGVAKIKNQEVAKLSRTEQAAFRNQNLGFIYQFHHLLMEFSAVENVAMPLLIKGLTAKEAKVQALDMLEKVGLAHRSDHKPSALSGGERQRVAIARALVTKPALVLADEPTGNLDKQNAIKIYDLINELNQSLNTSFVVVTHDLELADKLGKIAYLDDGKLSVKESQYVA, encoded by the coding sequence ATGAATAATTTAGTAATTAGTTGTGAAAATTTAAGCAAAGTATACCAAGATGGCAACAACCAAGTTGAAGTGCTAAAGGGCGTAGATTTAGCGCTACAGCAAGGTGAAATGCTTGCTATTGTAGGTAGTTCTGGTTCTGGTAAAAGTACGCTTTTGCATATACTCGGTACGCTTGATACTGCCACTGCAGGTGTTGCTAAAATTAAAAACCAAGAAGTTGCTAAGTTATCTCGTACTGAACAAGCAGCTTTTAGAAACCAAAATTTAGGTTTTATTTATCAGTTTCACCATTTATTGATGGAGTTTAGTGCTGTAGAAAATGTAGCAATGCCTTTGTTAATAAAGGGCTTAACGGCAAAAGAAGCAAAAGTACAGGCGCTCGACATGCTTGAAAAAGTGGGTCTTGCACATCGAAGTGATCATAAACCTTCTGCACTTTCAGGAGGAGAACGTCAACGAGTTGCTATTGCCCGTGCTTTGGTTACTAAACCTGCGTTGGTTCTTGCTGATGAGCCAACAGGTAATTTAGACAAGCAAAATGCGATTAAAATTTATGATTTAATAAATGAGCTAAACCAGAGTTTAAACACGAGCTTTGTAGTGGTAACTCATGATTTAGAGCTTGCTGATAAACTAGGTAAAATAGCTTACTTAGATGACGGTAAACTATCGGTAAAAGAGTCACAATATGTTGCTTAG
- a CDS encoding LysR family transcriptional regulator, with product MARWDGIDEFIAVGEEGSFTAAARILGLSVAHISRHVTALEQRLNTQLLTRTTRKVVLTKEGEIFLHQIKHLQHAMDDATQGLASHQTTPKGKIKLTAPVMFGETFIMPIVHNFMHDHPDVEVIANLSNEQEDLLDGGFDLAIRLGHLKDSSLKARRLSERRFIMCASPAYLRRFGEPHTLGELHNHQCLVGNSSYWRVNENEREKHIKIAGRLHCNSGWALVDGAKKGLGIVQLPDYYIDNELNSGELVPILTSYQPKQEGVWGVYPPRQFVATNVRVLLDYLVAGLKE from the coding sequence ATGGCGCGTTGGGATGGGATTGACGAATTTATAGCAGTCGGTGAGGAAGGAAGCTTTACTGCTGCAGCTAGGATATTGGGCCTTTCGGTTGCGCATATTAGCCGTCATGTAACCGCCCTTGAGCAACGTTTAAATACCCAGCTTTTAACGCGCACCACACGAAAAGTTGTTCTCACCAAAGAAGGTGAGATATTTTTACATCAAATAAAGCACTTACAGCATGCAATGGACGATGCTACGCAGGGCCTTGCATCACATCAAACAACCCCAAAAGGTAAAATTAAACTAACAGCCCCGGTAATGTTCGGCGAAACTTTTATTATGCCTATTGTGCACAATTTTATGCACGATCACCCCGATGTTGAAGTTATTGCAAACCTAAGTAACGAACAAGAAGATTTACTTGACGGCGGGTTTGATTTAGCAATAAGGTTAGGCCATTTAAAAGATTCGAGCTTAAAAGCGCGACGGTTAAGTGAACGGCGCTTTATTATGTGTGCATCGCCTGCTTATTTAAGGCGCTTTGGTGAGCCACATACCTTAGGTGAGCTACATAACCACCAGTGTTTAGTAGGGAATAGTAGTTATTGGCGTGTAAACGAAAATGAGCGTGAAAAACACATTAAAATTGCTGGTAGATTACATTGCAACAGTGGTTGGGCACTTGTTGATGGTGCTAAAAAAGGCTTAGGTATTGTGCAACTTCCTGATTACTACATAGATAATGAGCTTAATAGTGGTGAGTTAGTGCCTATTTTAACGTCTTACCAACCCAAGCAAGAAGGTGTGTGGGGGGTTTATCCACCACGTCAGTTTGTAGCCACCAATGTACGTGTATTACTCGACTATTTAGTTGCTGGCCTTAAAGAATAA
- a CDS encoding MgtC/SapB family protein, protein MEFDLQWNEILDNLIHLGIAYALALPMAYDRERSKDGAGLRTFPLVAVASCGYALIAMSVLDSSEAQSKMLQGIITGIGFIGGGAILKNNQSTSGTATAASIWNMGLIGIAVANNRYEVAILLAIINFITLRYVKKLK, encoded by the coding sequence ATGGAATTTGATTTACAGTGGAATGAAATCTTAGATAACTTAATTCATTTAGGTATTGCCTACGCCCTAGCCTTGCCAATGGCCTACGATAGAGAGCGAAGTAAAGACGGCGCTGGACTAAGAACATTTCCGTTAGTTGCAGTTGCATCGTGTGGCTACGCACTTATAGCCATGTCGGTACTAGACTCATCTGAAGCACAATCTAAAATGCTACAAGGAATAATAACAGGCATTGGTTTTATTGGTGGTGGCGCAATTTTGAAAAATAACCAGTCAACATCAGGTACTGCAACGGCAGCGAGTATATGGAATATGGGATTAATTGGTATTGCTGTGGCAAATAACCGATATGAAGTAGCCATTTTGCTAGCTATTATTAACTTTATAACGCTCAGGTATGTAAAAAAATTGAAGTAA
- a CDS encoding lipoprotein-releasing ABC transporter permease subunit: MFQPVSLFIGLRYSRSSKGNAFISFISFISFFSIAGIAIGLMALFTVSSVMNGFEHSLKTNMLGLIPHIEVKSDQHTPEQITSLKADLTKSSYVKHVNLYRQGEAILQTNKDLHGVLLQGLYDNNGALYKVTEKIVQGNWQTVLNSNYNIAISRYLSRKLGVGLGDKLRVIMPNASTYTPLGRVPSQRLFKVAAIYETGSEIDMALAFTSGPSLQRVLKLNKNVAPNLSVSLFEPFELDEFTDASQLILKGYNYSDWRSSQGTLFAAVAMEKRIMSMLLALIVLVAVFNIVSALTMMVSEKQGEVAILQTLGLTPSQVQKVFMVQGLYNGVIGTLIGAFFGVLLSLYINELLELVGLSLLAGIELPVKFDVLSLVIIAFASIAMSFLATLYPARKAAKVKPAEVLRYE, from the coding sequence ATGTTTCAACCGGTTAGCTTATTTATAGGACTTAGATACAGCCGCTCCTCAAAAGGGAATGCGTTTATATCGTTTATATCGTTTATTTCTTTTTTTTCTATTGCCGGCATTGCTATCGGTTTAATGGCTTTATTTACCGTAAGCAGTGTAATGAATGGTTTTGAGCATAGCTTAAAAACTAATATGCTTGGCCTTATTCCGCACATTGAGGTTAAATCTGATCAGCACACCCCAGAGCAAATAACGAGTTTAAAGGCAGATCTCACTAAATCTTCATATGTGAAACATGTTAATTTGTATCGCCAAGGCGAAGCTATTTTGCAAACCAATAAAGATCTTCACGGTGTATTACTGCAAGGTTTATATGACAATAACGGTGCGTTATACAAAGTTACTGAGAAAATAGTACAAGGCAATTGGCAAACAGTACTTAATAGTAATTATAACATTGCTATAAGCCGCTATTTGAGTCGGAAGTTAGGTGTTGGTTTAGGTGATAAACTTCGTGTGATCATGCCAAATGCATCTACTTATACTCCTTTGGGGCGTGTGCCTAGCCAGCGTTTATTTAAAGTTGCAGCAATATACGAAACGGGCTCTGAAATAGACATGGCACTCGCTTTCACAAGTGGGCCATCGCTTCAGCGTGTTTTAAAGTTAAATAAAAATGTTGCCCCAAATTTAAGTGTGTCACTTTTTGAACCCTTTGAATTGGACGAATTTACGGACGCAAGCCAACTTATATTAAAAGGTTACAACTATTCAGACTGGCGAAGCAGCCAGGGCACGTTATTTGCCGCAGTAGCAATGGAAAAGCGGATCATGTCCATGTTACTTGCACTTATTGTGCTGGTGGCTGTGTTTAATATTGTATCTGCCTTAACAATGATGGTGAGTGAAAAACAAGGGGAAGTTGCGATACTTCAAACACTTGGGCTTACACCATCGCAGGTTCAAAAAGTATTTATGGTTCAAGGTCTTTACAATGGCGTTATTGGAACATTAATTGGCGCTTTTTTTGGGGTGCTACTGAGTTTATACATAAATGAGCTTCTTGAATTAGTTGGCCTGAGTCTACTTGCTGGCATTGAACTACCTGTGAAATTTGATGTGCTTAGTTTAGTAATAATTGCGTTTGCCAGTATTGCTATGAGCTTTTTAGCTACCTTATATCCTGCGCGCAAAGCCGCAAAAGTAAAACCAGCAGAGGTGTTGCGTTATGAATAA
- the fghA gene encoding S-formylglutathione hydrolase → MLENISSTKVAGGWHKQYTHAATSTHCTMRFAVFLPPGASETNKVPVLYWLSGLTCTDENFMQKAGAFKKAAELGIAIVAPDTSPRGDNVPNEDSYDFAQGAGFYVNATQAPFNTHFNMYDYVVDELPALIEQHFPVTSTKAISGHSMGGHGALMVALKNPQAYVSTSAFSPIVNPINCPWGTKAFTGYLGDNKSLWAQYDTCELMKLAKQDDYLPMLVSQGDADGFLEEQLKPQNLVAIAHDKSYPLTLEMQEGYDHSYFFISSFIDQHLLFHSQFLTA, encoded by the coding sequence ATGTTAGAGAATATCTCAAGTACAAAAGTAGCCGGTGGTTGGCATAAGCAATACACTCACGCTGCAACAAGTACCCATTGCACAATGCGTTTTGCGGTATTTTTACCACCAGGTGCAAGTGAAACAAACAAAGTCCCTGTGCTTTATTGGCTATCGGGTTTAACCTGTACCGACGAAAACTTTATGCAAAAAGCGGGCGCGTTTAAAAAAGCTGCTGAGCTGGGTATTGCAATAGTGGCACCGGATACAAGCCCGCGTGGCGATAACGTACCCAATGAAGATAGTTATGACTTTGCTCAAGGTGCTGGTTTTTATGTTAATGCTACGCAAGCGCCCTTCAACACACATTTTAATATGTACGACTATGTAGTTGATGAGCTACCAGCACTTATTGAACAGCATTTTCCGGTAACAAGTACTAAAGCCATTAGTGGTCATTCTATGGGTGGGCACGGTGCTTTGATGGTTGCTCTTAAAAACCCGCAAGCCTATGTAAGTACCTCTGCTTTTAGCCCAATAGTTAACCCAATAAATTGCCCATGGGGCACAAAAGCGTTTACTGGTTATTTAGGTGACAATAAATCACTTTGGGCACAATACGATACCTGCGAGCTTATGAAACTAGCAAAGCAGGACGACTACCTACCTATGCTAGTATCGCAAGGTGATGCCGATGGCTTTTTAGAGGAGCAACTTAAACCACAAAACCTAGTGGCTATCGCTCACGATAAGAGTTACCCGTTAACGCTTGAAATGCAAGAAGGTTACGATCACAGTTACTTCTTTATAAGTAGTTTTATTGACCAACACTTATTATTTCATAGTCAGTTTTTAACTGCGTAG
- a CDS encoding GGDEF domain-containing protein has protein sequence MQLIPSTFYFPPDKEKDFQHQLNKSTVHFANIALYLAALFLTILVILSWLNDEQSLYSVINVLRLSMVCLSFVLVYVNNKLKAKYLHYRCFAYGVLFCVLFGYLFWSFVGLYGYLNEGGPMLVVASFSAIPMLHLGHKLILWTITGLSLLSVHLFSSTPIIWSLYFYISIVIVMACIQYQLDILLRKQYEAELVETQKANIDQLTGLYNRHSFDSECKRLMNQIKPSQSLALAMVDIDDFKKYNDNYGHLDGDNILIDVASRLKELQADIVVRFGGEEFILVKILDQNNLDWLDDLPNLFATNTISHEYSTFKRVTVSAGVVVADFSALCPDIKALLSVADKAMYKAKNTGKNKVIKDYI, from the coding sequence ATGCAATTAATACCCTCAACATTTTATTTTCCACCCGACAAAGAAAAAGACTTCCAGCATCAACTTAATAAAAGCACCGTTCACTTTGCTAATATAGCCTTGTATTTAGCTGCTTTATTTTTAACGATTTTGGTTATTCTTTCGTGGTTGAATGATGAGCAATCTTTATACTCTGTCATTAATGTTTTAAGACTATCGATGGTTTGTTTGTCGTTTGTATTGGTTTATGTAAACAATAAATTAAAGGCAAAATACTTACATTATCGTTGTTTTGCTTATGGCGTTTTATTTTGTGTTTTATTTGGGTATTTATTTTGGTCCTTTGTTGGATTATATGGTTATTTAAACGAGGGAGGGCCAATGCTTGTAGTGGCTTCCTTTTCTGCAATACCCATGCTTCATTTAGGCCATAAACTTATTTTATGGACAATTACGGGGTTAAGCCTTCTAAGTGTTCATTTGTTTTCATCCACGCCAATAATATGGAGCCTTTACTTTTACATTAGCATTGTGATTGTAATGGCTTGTATTCAATATCAACTGGATATACTTTTACGTAAACAATATGAAGCTGAGCTTGTTGAAACACAAAAAGCAAACATTGATCAACTAACGGGGTTATATAATAGACACAGTTTTGACTCAGAATGTAAACGCTTAATGAATCAAATAAAGCCATCTCAGTCGCTAGCGCTTGCTATGGTTGATATCGATGACTTTAAAAAATATAACGATAATTACGGGCATTTAGATGGCGATAACATACTCATTGATGTTGCGAGCCGATTAAAAGAACTCCAGGCAGATATCGTTGTTAGATTTGGTGGTGAAGAATTTATCTTAGTTAAAATTTTAGATCAAAATAATTTAGACTGGCTTGATGATTTACCCAATCTCTTTGCTACAAATACGATAAGTCACGAATACTCAACATTTAAACGTGTAACTGTTTCTGCTGGCGTTGTCGTAGCTGATTTTTCCGCCCTTTGTCCAGACATTAAAGCATTGCTATCTGTAGCCGATAAAGCGATGTACAAAGCAAAAAATACAGGTAAAAATAAAGTAATTAAAGATTACATATAA
- a CDS encoding AMP-binding protein encodes MHTLHKTVKEVEVINSLPLSKSYFKGSQNTPLTNKTIGAYFDFIVDKNPNSLAVVVNHQNIRLTYKEFQKEVNQLAMGLLAIGVKPGDRVGIWSPNNIQWCLTQFATAKIGAIMVCINPAYRPNELQYALNSVECSTLITASQFKGSNYIEMLNSLAPELKHCDSGKLSAKALPNLKNVIRIGDNVSAGMFSFSDIMRMATPAHELELNAIAANLNADQDINIQFTSGTTGNPKGATLTHKNILNNALFVGDSMHFTEHDKLCIPVPLYHCFGMVLGSLLCVTKGAAAIYPSDSFDAKTTLDVIEQEGCTALHGVPTMFISQLELSTFNEYDLRSLRTGVMAGSTCPEQVMRKVQTQMNMHQVLIAYGQTECSPINNITETDSSIERQVTTVGRALAHTEVKIIDELGNIQKIGLPGEVCSKGVGTMRCYWNDEEKTKATIDSDGWLHSGDLGVMDSEGFVSIVGRIKDMIIRGGENVYPREIEEVLYTYPGIQDAAVFGISDEKYGEEVCAWIQPKEDTTLDEQAIRAFLQDKLAYFKMPRYIRFVESYPMTVTGKLQKFKMREQMQEVLSSKLFS; translated from the coding sequence ATGCACACACTACATAAAACGGTTAAAGAAGTAGAAGTAATAAATTCACTACCGTTGTCCAAAAGCTATTTTAAAGGCTCACAAAATACACCTTTAACCAATAAAACCATTGGTGCCTACTTCGACTTCATTGTCGACAAAAACCCTAACTCGCTTGCGGTAGTGGTCAATCATCAAAACATTCGTTTAACATACAAAGAATTTCAAAAAGAGGTTAATCAACTCGCTATGGGGCTATTAGCCATCGGTGTTAAGCCAGGCGATCGGGTAGGAATATGGTCACCGAATAATATTCAGTGGTGCCTAACTCAATTTGCTACCGCAAAAATTGGTGCCATTATGGTTTGCATTAACCCAGCCTATCGGCCAAATGAGCTTCAATATGCATTAAATAGCGTTGAATGTTCAACACTCATTACCGCTTCACAATTTAAAGGCAGCAACTATATAGAAATGCTAAATAGTCTAGCGCCAGAACTTAAACATTGTGACAGTGGCAAGCTTTCAGCTAAAGCTCTTCCCAATCTTAAGAATGTAATTCGTATTGGTGATAATGTAAGCGCTGGCATGTTTTCGTTTTCCGATATTATGCGTATGGCAACGCCAGCTCATGAGCTTGAACTTAATGCTATTGCTGCAAATTTAAATGCCGATCAGGACATAAATATTCAATTTACTTCGGGCACAACAGGTAACCCAAAAGGCGCTACACTCACTCACAAAAACATATTAAATAATGCGCTTTTTGTTGGCGATTCTATGCATTTTACTGAGCACGACAAGCTTTGTATTCCAGTGCCTTTATATCATTGCTTTGGTATGGTTTTAGGTAGTCTGTTATGCGTTACTAAAGGTGCCGCAGCCATTTATCCGAGTGATTCGTTTGACGCCAAAACAACGCTTGATGTAATTGAACAAGAAGGTTGTACAGCATTGCACGGTGTTCCCACTATGTTTATTAGTCAACTTGAGCTCAGTACCTTTAATGAATATGACTTAAGGTCACTCAGAACCGGTGTTATGGCAGGCTCTACTTGCCCCGAACAAGTCATGCGAAAAGTCCAAACACAAATGAATATGCATCAGGTATTAATTGCCTATGGGCAAACTGAATGCAGCCCAATCAATAATATAACCGAAACTGATTCATCAATAGAGCGCCAAGTAACAACCGTTGGCCGTGCCCTTGCACATACTGAGGTTAAAATTATTGATGAACTGGGTAACATTCAAAAAATAGGTTTACCCGGTGAAGTATGCTCCAAAGGCGTAGGAACAATGCGCTGCTATTGGAATGACGAAGAAAAAACAAAAGCCACCATAGATAGTGACGGCTGGCTTCATTCAGGCGATTTAGGTGTTATGGATAGCGAAGGATTTGTGAGTATTGTTGGGCGAATTAAAGACATGATTATCCGTGGTGGTGAAAACGTTTACCCTCGAGAAATTGAAGAGGTGCTTTATACCTATCCAGGCATACAAGACGCCGCTGTATTTGGTATCAGCGATGAAAAATACGGTGAAGAAGTGTGTGCGTGGATCCAACCAAAAGAAGATACAACACTCGATGAACAAGCGATCCGTGCATTTTTACAAGACAAACTCGCCTACTTTAAAATGCCTCGGTATATTCGTTTTGTAGAGAGTTACCCTATGACAGTGACAGGCAAACTACAAAAGTTCAAAATGCGAGAACAAATGCAAGAAGTATTATCCAGTAAATTATTTTCATAA
- a CDS encoding DUF1456 family protein — protein sequence MTNNDILRRLRYTFNLTDTAVVGIFAAAEATVTTEQVIAWLTKEGEQEFVKISDTEFATFLNGFINTKRGKREGVQPIPESKLNNNIIFMKLRIALNMKAEDVIATLALVDFDLSKHELSAFSRKVDNKHYRVCNDQILRLFLTGVQQQHRPE from the coding sequence TTGACAAATAACGATATTTTACGCCGTCTTCGCTATACCTTTAATTTAACAGATACTGCCGTGGTTGGCATTTTTGCTGCGGCAGAGGCTACAGTAACAACAGAGCAAGTCATTGCGTGGTTAACAAAAGAGGGCGAGCAAGAGTTTGTTAAAATTTCAGACACTGAGTTTGCTACCTTTTTGAACGGGTTTATTAATACCAAACGAGGCAAACGCGAGGGTGTACAGCCAATACCAGAGAGTAAGCTCAATAATAATATTATTTTTATGAAGTTACGCATTGCTTTAAACATGAAGGCTGAAGATGTAATAGCCACGCTTGCATTGGTTGATTTTGATTTAAGCAAACACGAATTAAGTGCGTTTTCTCGTAAAGTAGACAACAAGCATTACCGGGTGTGTAACGATCAAATACTTCGTTTATTTTTAACCGGTGTACAGCAACAACACCGCCCTGAATAA